Part of the Niallia alba genome is shown below.
ATTCATTTAAAACAATTTTTGCAGCCTTCATTTCTGCACCTTGGGCAAGATTTGCAACAATGGCATCTTTTTGGGCAATTCTTGCAACAGTGGAGGTAATCGTCCAATGTCCTTGGTAATTTTTATGACAAAGAATACGAAAGTCGAGCGGCCGGCCTTGCCATTTTTGAAAATCAATTCCTTGCTGGCAAATATAGCTTTTATTTTTAACGTAGTTTTTTAACCACATCCATAGCTTTTTTTCCTCTGTAAAAAGCTGTCCTTTTCCTTTCTTTTTTCCAGACGAAATGGTCGCAATAAAATGATCGTCTATGTGTTCAATATGAATGATGTTTCTTCCTTGGCTCCCATGAACAGGTTTCACATAGAGAATTCGAAAAGTTTTTAGCATCGAGAAAAATCCTTGTTCAGTTAGTTTCTCTGTGACGGGTAAATGTTTATCGATAGAAGCTTGGTCGGCTAGAAGCTGATTCGTTTCATCTTTTGCTAAAAATTTACTGTTGAAAATTGGGATTTCCTTTTCTTCCAATATTTTTTTTAGCTTTAAAAAGGTGGTGCTAGCATCTGCTTTACGAGAATGAAGTCGGTTATAAATAACATTAGGATAAGGGAAGAGTTGTTTTGTCCAAGTATGATTATCTAAAAAGTAACCATAAATTTTATCTTCTTCGAAATTTTGCAGTCCAAAAACATAAAAAAATCCGCCAATTTGAACTAATTCTTCCGCCAATTCTTTGCATAAATGCTGAATAGCTGGAAAGGAGATATCTTCCTTATTGTCATTGATATCTGTTAATATGCCAATAACTGGGCCTAAATGAATGATTTGATTTTTATTATAATAGGGAATAAGGAAGGTCTTAATTTCCTTAGGAAGTAGCAAAGTTTTTTCTAAATCAGAGCTAAAAATAATATCTTGTTTTTCAAGGGAATGTGTTTGAACATTTACTGGAATAATTATCTTAGCTACACATACATAGACAGTATTATTAAGGTCAATGTTTAAGAATTTTAATA
Proteins encoded:
- a CDS encoding YheC/YheD family endospore coat-associated protein; this encodes MTRKFLQLSKKDDFQEILEGLSIAISPSLLKFLNIDLNNTVYVCVAKIIIPVNVQTHSLEKQDIIFSSDLEKTLLLPKEIKTFLIPYYNKNQIIHLGPVIGILTDINDNKEDISFPAIQHLCKELAEELVQIGGFFYVFGLQNFEEDKIYGYFLDNHTWTKQLFPYPNVIYNRLHSRKADASTTFLKLKKILEEKEIPIFNSKFLAKDETNQLLADQASIDKHLPVTEKLTEQGFFSMLKTFRILYVKPVHGSQGRNIIHIEHIDDHFIATISSGKKKGKGQLFTEEKKLWMWLKNYVKNKSYICQQGIDFQKWQGRPLDFRILCHKNYQGHWTITSTVARIAQKDAIVANLAQGAEMKAAKIVLNELLNTENASQKLEELKVLAIKIATILSENTEGYLGELGIDIGMDKQGHLWIIEVNSKPSKKLEEHIEKTRPSTKALLDYFIALSFSPYLKELSEDE